AAACTTTCCACCATATTTTTACAATGCGAAAAAATTTGGTCAAAATCCTTAAATTCATCAATATTAATCCAATTTATGCGTGTATCCTTCTTAAACCAGGTAAGCTGACGCTTGGCATATCTTCTGCTTTCCTGTTTTATTTTGTCGACCGCTTCTTCAAGTCCGATACCGTTTTCAAGATAATCTCTAAGCTCTTTATAGCCTATTGCCTGTATTGCAGTAGATTTTTCCGGTAAATCCATTTCAAAAAGTTCTTTTACTTCCTGCAAAAGTCCATTTTCAAGCATTATATCAACACGTAAATTTATACGTTCATAAAGCTTTTGTCTGTCTGCATAATTAAGACCTATAATAAGAGGTTCGTAAGGGCTTTCTTCAAGCCTTGATTTTTCATTATGCTCGCTCTGAGAAACTCCTGTTACTTTATAAATTTCTAACCCTCTGATAATTCTTTTAACATCGTTCTCGTGAAGTCTTGATGCTACTACAGGGTCAACCTCTCTCAGTTCTTCAAGTAATACTGCTCCGCCTTCATTTTTTGCTCTTTCTTCAAGAAATGCTCTGTACTCATAATCTGCTTTATAGCTTCCTAAATTCACATTATCAATAAAAGAGTTGATATAAAGACCTGTACCGCCCACAAGAAAAGGTAATTTTCCTGATACTGATATTTCTTTCACGGCTTTTTGAGCGTGTTCCTTAAACTTAGCAACGTCAAAGCAATCCCACGGCTCAACAATATCAATAAGATGATGCTTTATCCCCTGCATCTCTTCTTTCGAGGGTTTAGCAGTCC
The Oscillospiraceae bacterium genome window above contains:
- the miaA gene encoding tRNA (adenosine(37)-N6)-dimethylallyltransferase MiaA is translated as MKQKIIVIVGPTATGKTKLSIELCKYFNGEVVSGDSMQIYKHMTIGTAKPSKEEMQGIKHHLIDIVEPWDCFDVAKFKEHAQKAVKEISVSGKLPFLVGGTGLYINSFIDNVNLGSYKADYEYRAFLEERAKNEGGAVLLEELREVDPVVASRLHENDVKRIIRGLEIYKVTGVSQSEHNEKSRLEESPYEPLIIGLNYADRQKLYERINLRVDIMLENGLLQEVKELFEMDLPEKSTAIQAIGYKELRDYLENGIGLEEAVDKIKQESRRYAKRQLTWFKKDTRINWINIDEFKDFDQIFSHCKNMVESFINI